From the candidate division KSB1 bacterium genome, one window contains:
- a CDS encoding TonB-dependent receptor, with translation MRKQGYQLLLIVAILVSPILIFGQGSVRGVISDAANSKPLVGANVFIVGTSLGSATDVEGVYRIMRVPVGRYTLRVTYIGYQPKDIEIEVQQNRTLEVNVALIYDIIRGKLVEVTAQAEGQVAAINKQISSNTIVNIVSEEKIQELPDANAAEAIGRLPGVSIIRSGGEANKVILRGLEDKFTNITIDGVKIPPTDATSRGVDLSTLSQSSLAGIELYKATTPDKDGDALAGSINLVTKKAPDSRRFRLDLKGDYNRLMNSADQYDLSLRYGERFFNKLLGIQLAGNFERRIRSNERINVNYNQDPKRSQAGYFIDDFLLEFTDEIRKRDGLSLFLDLDTPDKGTIRFNTVYGRTKRDYLWSTRDYPSNGGGNQEGNPVYDYRDREQEIYTLNSSLRGDNTLLGLKVNWGVSLGQSEAKYPFDYEAIFVEPSGMLPSPMVQSNPAQLIDYAVNNFANASMYWAYYRSQHNFDKERTAFLDIGAPYLLANKVSGELKFGGKYKIKDRTNERGEDFTPYYLGKWQPYELLPDGTFQKKDFTGTYFEDWLKAGGGFIAINQFFSKPTSRSVYGSYQLTPLVERARLRQWWQLNRYGIDATGNQREVWPNPLIRYDDYDITERVTAGYLMNTLNLGRKLTIIAGVRIEYEDNDYIASYMPKPVAGFPVPANSIRDTTSAADQTVVLPNLNIAYSPFDFMKLRLAAYKALARPDFNMRLDRYIAGRPAEVGTQFQVYVGNPRLKTAQAWNFEANTSFFGRSLGLISISGYYKEIQDMYHMLNRFNTVGDSLLRFFGIRWASQMKTTPYNLTLPYNSPKPAKVWGIEFEHQINFHFLPGLLKHLVLSYNASLVRSEAVLYGSRTITYIDSSGLFPLIKSKNILIERKQKLEGMPEFFGNIALGYDIGNFSGRISLFHQGEHNVSYSASGLSDEVTNAFTRVDVALRQKITNSITLVLNLSNLTNVEDGSSIYNRVYDRRLFNESEKYGMTADFGVIVQF, from the coding sequence ATGAGAAAGCAAGGTTATCAATTGCTTTTAATCGTAGCAATTCTTGTTTCTCCGATTTTGATTTTTGGGCAGGGAAGCGTTCGTGGGGTGATCAGCGATGCGGCGAATTCGAAACCATTGGTTGGTGCGAATGTCTTCATTGTAGGGACATCGTTGGGCAGCGCGACGGATGTGGAAGGAGTATATCGGATCATGCGAGTGCCGGTGGGACGTTACACGCTTCGGGTCACCTATATCGGTTATCAACCAAAAGATATCGAGATCGAAGTCCAGCAGAATCGGACGCTGGAGGTCAATGTCGCTCTGATTTATGATATAATCCGAGGAAAACTGGTTGAGGTTACTGCACAGGCAGAAGGGCAGGTGGCTGCGATCAACAAACAGATCAGTTCGAATACGATTGTCAATATTGTCTCTGAAGAGAAGATCCAAGAGTTGCCCGATGCGAATGCGGCAGAGGCCATTGGCCGATTGCCAGGGGTTTCGATTATTCGGTCTGGTGGAGAGGCGAATAAGGTTATCTTACGAGGGCTCGAGGATAAATTCACCAATATCACCATTGACGGAGTGAAAATACCTCCGACCGATGCCACAAGCCGCGGGGTCGATTTAAGCACCTTATCACAGAGCTCTCTTGCAGGCATCGAGCTTTATAAGGCGACAACTCCTGACAAGGATGGGGATGCGCTTGCCGGGAGCATTAATCTGGTGACTAAAAAGGCACCCGATAGTCGGAGATTTAGGCTCGATTTGAAGGGCGACTATAATCGACTCATGAATTCGGCAGACCAATATGATCTCTCGCTGCGCTATGGCGAGCGCTTCTTCAATAAGCTGTTGGGCATTCAATTGGCGGGAAATTTCGAGCGCAGAATTCGAAGCAATGAGCGGATCAATGTCAATTATAATCAAGATCCAAAGCGCTCCCAGGCTGGATATTTTATCGACGATTTTTTGCTCGAATTTACCGATGAAATCAGAAAACGAGATGGTCTCAGCTTGTTTTTGGATCTGGATACCCCTGATAAAGGGACAATTCGATTCAATACGGTTTACGGGAGAACGAAAAGAGATTATCTCTGGTCGACCCGGGATTATCCATCCAATGGCGGCGGCAATCAGGAGGGCAACCCGGTTTACGATTATCGAGATCGCGAACAAGAAATTTATACGCTGAATAGCTCGCTCCGGGGCGATAATACTTTATTGGGGCTTAAGGTAAATTGGGGAGTGTCATTAGGCCAATCGGAAGCGAAATACCCGTTTGACTACGAGGCTATTTTTGTAGAGCCATCGGGGATGTTGCCCTCTCCGATGGTGCAAAGCAATCCGGCGCAATTGATCGATTATGCAGTCAATAACTTCGCCAATGCCTCAATGTATTGGGCTTATTATCGTTCCCAGCACAATTTCGATAAAGAGCGAACTGCTTTTTTGGATATTGGTGCGCCCTATTTATTAGCAAACAAGGTCTCCGGGGAATTGAAATTCGGTGGGAAATATAAGATCAAAGATCGTACGAATGAGCGCGGCGAAGATTTCACGCCTTATTATCTCGGCAAATGGCAACCGTATGAACTGCTGCCCGATGGGACATTCCAGAAAAAAGATTTCACTGGGACTTATTTTGAAGATTGGCTCAAAGCGGGCGGTGGATTCATTGCAATTAACCAATTTTTCAGCAAACCAACTTCGCGATCGGTCTATGGTTCTTATCAATTAACCCCCCTGGTTGAGAGAGCTCGGTTGCGACAGTGGTGGCAACTGAATCGCTACGGGATCGATGCCACGGGCAACCAGCGAGAGGTCTGGCCCAATCCGCTGATTCGATATGATGATTATGATATCACGGAACGGGTGACTGCCGGCTATCTGATGAATACCCTGAATTTGGGGCGCAAATTGACGATCATCGCTGGGGTCCGAATCGAATACGAAGATAACGATTATATCGCCTCGTATATGCCGAAACCAGTTGCAGGATTCCCAGTGCCAGCGAATTCGATCCGAGATACGACCTCGGCTGCGGATCAAACTGTGGTATTGCCGAATTTGAATATCGCTTATTCGCCTTTTGATTTTATGAAACTGAGGTTGGCTGCTTATAAGGCGCTTGCCCGTCCCGATTTCAATATGCGGCTGGATCGCTACATTGCTGGCCGTCCAGCAGAGGTCGGAACCCAATTTCAGGTCTACGTGGGCAATCCACGGCTGAAAACCGCCCAGGCTTGGAATTTCGAGGCCAATACCTCGTTTTTCGGTCGATCACTAGGCCTGATCTCCATCTCAGGATACTACAAGGAGATTCAGGACATGTATCACATGCTAAACCGTTTCAACACCGTAGGTGATTCGCTGCTCCGCTTTTTCGGCATCCGATGGGCCAGCCAAATGAAAACAACGCCGTATAATTTGACACTTCCTTACAATTCACCGAAGCCCGCAAAAGTCTGGGGCATCGAATTCGAGCATCAGATCAACTTTCATTTTCTCCCCGGCCTGCTGAAACATCTTGTGCTTTCTTACAATGCTTCCCTCGTACGATCAGAGGCGGTGCTTTATGGTTCGCGGACCATCACTTACATAGATTCTTCAGGACTATTCCCGCTTATCAAGTCCAAAAATATTTTGATCGAACGAAAACAGAAGTTAGAAGGCATGCCAGAGTTTTTTGGCAATATCGCCCTGGGATATGACATTGGCAATTTCTCTGGACGGATCTCGCTTTTTCATCAGGGAGAGCATAACGTCTCGTACTCTGCCTCTGGGCTGAGCGATGAAGTTACCAATGCGTTTACTCGCGTTGATGTTGCCCTGAGGCAAAAAATTACCAATTCCATCACTTTAGTGCTCAATCTCAGCAATCTCACCAATGTGGAGGATGGCAGCTCAATCTATAATCGCGTCTATGATCGGCGATTGTTCAACGAGAGCGAAAAATATGGCATGACCGCTGATTTTGGGGTCATTGTCCAATTTTGA